One stretch of Bacteroidales bacterium DNA includes these proteins:
- a CDS encoding DUF1573 domain-containing protein, which yields MIKRIYLVPGGLFLVLILGLLSCGGQNGSQNQTFNSEEETGQIATGQALMLFDTLIHDFGTIIEGEKVVCYFDFRNGGEEDLLITSVEATCGCTTPDWKREPLGPGSRASLSVIFDASGRSGIQRKLITVRSNASNGEVRLTIRAVVKTIV from the coding sequence ATGATTAAGAGAATCTATCTGGTCCCGGGCGGCTTGTTTTTGGTGCTTATCCTAGGGCTGTTATCCTGCGGTGGACAAAATGGCAGTCAAAACCAGACTTTCAACTCCGAAGAAGAGACTGGACAAATTGCAACAGGCCAGGCTCTTATGCTTTTTGACACCCTGATTCATGATTTTGGAACAATCATTGAAGGTGAAAAGGTGGTTTGTTACTTCGACTTCAGGAACGGAGGAGAGGAGGATTTGCTGATCACATCGGTGGAAGCCACCTGTGGATGCACCACGCCGGATTGGAAGCGGGAACCTCTGGGACCTGGTAGCAGAGCGAGTCTTTCCGTAATCTTTGATGCCTCGGGCCGAAGCGGGATACAACGAAAGCTTATTACGGTGAGGTCTAATGCAAGTAACGGTGAGGTTCGCCTGACCATACGTGCTGTTGTAAAAACTATTGTTTAA
- a CDS encoding DUF456 domain-containing protein — MDLTLAVLGTALVLTGFLGSVLPVIPGPPISWAGLLLLKWTDYIHDHGAAYENTLWILLFFVILVTVLDYVVPIMGTKKYGGSKRGVWGATIGVVVGLFFGPPGIIIGPFLGAYIGEISTGKKEKEALRAAWGSFMGFLLGVGLKLMVCGTILFFYIRFIFF, encoded by the coding sequence ATGGATCTTACCCTGGCTGTCCTGGGAACAGCACTCGTTTTGACAGGTTTTCTTGGATCAGTTTTGCCCGTGATCCCCGGCCCTCCGATAAGCTGGGCCGGTTTGCTGCTGTTAAAATGGACCGATTACATCCATGACCATGGAGCGGCCTATGAAAACACCCTATGGATCCTTCTCTTCTTTGTGATCCTGGTCACGGTCCTTGACTATGTGGTCCCCATCATGGGTACGAAGAAATACGGGGGCTCCAAACGGGGAGTCTGGGGAGCAACCATCGGGGTGGTTGTGGGGCTTTTCTTTGGTCCGCCGGGCATTATTATCGGACCTTTCCTGGGTGCTTACATCGGGGAGATCTCCACCGGGAAGAAAGAGAAGGAGGCCCTCAGGGCCGCCTGGGGCTCGTTCATGGGTTTTCTGCTGGGGGTGGGTCTTAAACTGATGGTTTGTGGAACCATCCTGTTCTTTTATATCCGGTTTATATTCTTTTAA
- the nusB gene encoding transcription antitermination factor NusB → MISRRQLRIKALQSLYAYYTTGREDMNRSEKELHLNIGKAFELYHYLLLLMIDVTLYAESRIEIARKKRIPTHEDLHPNTRFINNRLLNQLRNNEQLLRFVGQHKLNWVNHPELIREVYTRLVESEEYRAYMNAEENAYAEDKRLITYIYTHIIFSSERLDSIMEEQSIYWNDDLEFITSMIVKTFKKFKEEDGPEKLLMDLYKNQEDKDYVVKLFRQTILHRDEYVEYIKENTRNWDLERIAFMDILIMQIAIAELIAFPSIPTKVTLNEYLEISKFYSTSKSNIFINGVLDKVVMQLKEEKKIKKTGRGLIGEYD, encoded by the coding sequence ATGATCAGCAGGAGACAATTACGTATTAAAGCACTGCAATCTCTCTATGCATATTACACCACTGGCAGAGAGGACATGAATCGCTCGGAAAAAGAGCTTCATTTAAATATTGGAAAAGCCTTTGAGCTCTATCATTACTTGCTTTTGCTGATGATCGATGTGACGCTTTATGCGGAATCCAGAATCGAGATAGCCAGGAAAAAGCGTATTCCCACTCATGAAGATCTCCATCCGAATACCCGGTTTATTAATAACCGGCTGCTGAACCAGCTCAGAAATAATGAACAGTTACTCAGGTTTGTCGGGCAGCATAAGCTCAACTGGGTCAACCATCCGGAATTGATCAGGGAGGTTTATACCCGCCTGGTCGAAAGTGAAGAGTATAGGGCCTATATGAATGCGGAGGAAAATGCTTACGCAGAGGATAAACGACTGATCACCTATATCTACACCCATATTATCTTCTCCAGTGAACGCCTGGATTCCATCATGGAGGAGCAGAGCATCTACTGGAACGATGACCTGGAGTTTATAACCAGTATGATAGTGAAGACCTTTAAAAAGTTTAAGGAAGAAGACGGACCGGAAAAATTGTTAATGGACCTCTATAAGAACCAGGAGGATAAAGACTATGTGGTGAAATTGTTCAGGCAGACAATTCTTCACCGGGACGAGTATGTGGAGTATATCAAAGAGAATACCAGGAACTGGGACCTGGAGCGCATTGCTTTCATGGATATCCTGATTATGCAGATTGCCATTGCAGAACTTATTGCTTTTCCCTCCATTCCTACCAAGGTTACACTGAATGAATATCTGGAAATCTCCAAATTCTACAGTACGAGTAAAAGCAATATATTTATTAACGGGGTGCTGGACAAGGTGGTGATGCAGCTGAAAGAAGAGAAGAAAATTAAAAAAACAGGGAGGGGACTGATCGGTGAGTATGATTAA
- a CDS encoding DUF3276 family protein encodes MIDEGNVKSDEYGTDGAGREEIHSKAVRAGKRTYFFDVKATRRNDYYLTITESKKRFNRDGKFFYEKHKLFLYKEDFDKFADSLNEIIAFIREANPQPIELEEDGVLEQVNEEPESEEVDKEKDFTNVEFEDLGEEHA; translated from the coding sequence ATGATTGATGAAGGAAATGTTAAATCTGATGAGTATGGCACAGATGGAGCAGGACGGGAAGAGATCCATTCAAAGGCCGTTAGGGCCGGGAAAAGGACCTACTTTTTTGATGTAAAAGCAACCCGGAGAAACGACTACTACCTGACGATTACCGAGAGTAAAAAAAGATTTAACCGCGACGGAAAGTTTTTCTATGAGAAACACAAATTATTTCTCTACAAAGAGGATTTTGACAAATTTGCTGATAGCCTGAACGAGATCATTGCGTTTATCCGCGAAGCCAATCCCCAGCCTATCGAACTGGAAGAAGACGGAGTGTTGGAGCAAGTGAACGAAGAACCTGAATCGGAAGAGGTGGATAAGGAGAAGGATTTCACCAACGTGGAATTTGAAGATCTTGGCGAGGAACACGCCTAA
- the argF gene encoding ornithine carbamoyltransferase translates to MAFNLRNRHFLTLLDFTPQEIHFLLDLAFSLKKAKYSGTEVPTLKGKNIALIFEKSSTRTRCAFEVAALDQGAGVTYLGPSGSQIGYKESMKDTARVLGRMYDGIEYRGFGQKVVEELAEYAGVPVWNGLTNEFHPTQILADFMTMMEHSKKPLHEIKFCYLGDARNNMGNSLMVGAAKVGMDFRAAAPPSVQPDDALLSKCRAIAAQTGGKITITEDVKKAVKDADFLYTDVWVSMGEPDEVWGERIRLLRPYQVNMEVIRACGNPGVKFLHCLPAFHNRETKLGEDIFQKFGLEAMEVTDEVFESEYSIVFDEAENRMHTIKAILVATLGA, encoded by the coding sequence ATGGCATTTAACCTGCGCAACAGACATTTTCTGACCTTGCTGGATTTTACCCCGCAGGAAATTCATTTCTTGCTGGATCTGGCATTTTCTCTAAAAAAGGCCAAGTACAGCGGAACCGAAGTTCCTACTTTAAAAGGGAAGAATATTGCTTTGATTTTTGAAAAAAGTTCCACACGCACCAGGTGTGCTTTTGAGGTGGCGGCGCTTGACCAGGGGGCAGGAGTAACTTATCTGGGACCTTCGGGATCACAGATAGGCTATAAGGAATCGATGAAAGATACTGCCAGGGTGCTGGGACGTATGTATGACGGGATCGAATACCGGGGATTCGGACAGAAAGTGGTGGAGGAGCTGGCGGAGTATGCAGGTGTTCCGGTGTGGAACGGACTTACGAATGAGTTTCATCCCACCCAGATCCTGGCCGATTTCATGACCATGATGGAACATTCCAAAAAGCCTCTCCATGAAATCAAATTCTGTTACCTGGGTGATGCCAGGAACAACATGGGAAACTCACTCATGGTAGGGGCTGCAAAAGTAGGGATGGATTTCAGGGCAGCGGCCCCTCCTTCAGTACAGCCAGACGATGCACTGTTAAGTAAGTGCCGGGCCATTGCAGCTCAGACAGGGGGAAAGATTACCATTACAGAGGATGTAAAAAAAGCAGTGAAAGATGCAGACTTTCTGTATACCGATGTCTGGGTATCCATGGGAGAGCCGGATGAGGTGTGGGGCGAGCGGATCAGGCTGCTCAGGCCTTACCAGGTGAATATGGAGGTGATCAGGGCCTGCGGCAATCCCGGTGTAAAGTTTCTTCATTGCCTGCCTGCCTTTCATAACAGGGAGACCAAGCTGGGAGAGGATATATTTCAGAAATTCGGACTGGAAGCCATGGAGGTGACCGATGAGGTGTTTGAATCGGAATATTCCATTGTTTTCGATGAGGCCGAAAACAGGATGCATACTATAAAAGCGATTCTTGTCGCTACCCTGGGTGCTTAA